The genomic DNA aaacaagatgcaaaactgctgaacaaaaatgaacatttgtCTAACTCGAAGACTCTCTGAAACTAAACACATCTAAATTTTAGCATACAGTATTAATAGAAAATacatcattcattcatcatttGTTAAAACGCTGACCTAAAATAAATGCTAGTACACCAGTGCTGCAATAATTCTTAGCTTAATGAAGGTTAaaacttcagtttttgtttaaatgaatgaagaGCTTTATCTTTGTGCTCCTTATGGAGGCTGCAGTGCATGATGCTGTTGGATTGTATTGTAAACTCTTGTCTTATTAATTCAATCAGTAAGCCGAGGCTAAATAATAGAAACACCTTAAATTTAAAACGTTACAGTTTAACAGCAGCTTCACATAAACTGCACCCTCCAAACTGACTCCTCTCTCACTGTTACAACACAGTCTTAATCATTAGATGGAGATTGCAGGTGTAAGTCCACCATTGGCTGTGCATATCATGTGACCTTCTCTTCCACCAAAATATGtgttgccattttcaaaatcctgCCTTCGCTGCAGACTTGGCTTTTATCTTTTGCTTACTGGCCTTGTGAAATGATTTGTGGCCAGTTCAATAGTTTAGTGGGCTGATGTTGATTATCTTAAAATGGTATTTAACTGAGCAACTGATTAATTGACCAACCACTAATGAGTACtttcaaattctgaaaaatCAAGCTCAGGAAATGATTGCGCTATTGCTCCTTGTAAATTTTAATATTGTTATGAACTTCTGAAGTAAGCATAAGAGTATTTAAAAGGGCAAAGAGGATTTAATTCACAGTGATGTTCTATGAACAGCAACGTTTTTTTGTGTTCATATGAATGCAGTTCCAGATTGtcctaaacttttgaatatGTCTTTTCTCAGGACAGTGGACAGCGCTACAGCACAGCGTCGTTGGACATCGTAACAGCTGACGCCTTCTCTATTATCCTGGACTTTCTCTACTCTGGCCGCTTGGCACTGAACAGGAACAACGTCATTGAGGTGATGTCAGCAGCCAGCTACCTGCAGATGACTGATCTGGTGAATTTCTGTAAAGGGTACATCCGCTCATCTTTAGAAATCTGCAgcaaggagaaggagaggagcaCGGAGAAAGAGAGCCAGGCAGACGATGGAGGATTGGGTCTTGCAGACAGCGGCACTCCTGCTGCGACAGTCTCCAGCGGTGCAGGGGTTGCTGAGCCTCATTCACAGCAGGTTACAGAGGCAGACAGAGGCTCGGGTTTAGGTTCAGAGGCCGCTACGTCTGCTAGAACCCCGTTGTCCATCTCTGTCACGACCCCTCCAGGCTCCAGCAGGGACATGGACAGCGCCTACTCTTCCAGGGAGGAATTTGCATCcgggagtgaaggacagaaggGACATATGGATCAGACTAATCTATCATCCTCCTCGTCCTCTGCTTTGACTCCAGAGTTGGTGAACCCTAAGATAGAATACGACCCTGATGAGGAGCTTATGGAGTCCCCTGACACCAAAGACCTTGCTTCATATGCTGGGCCTCCGCTGCATAACACCCATCATAGCAGGCTACTTCCCCCAAGTCCCTCTCCCTCCAATGAACGCTCCCCCTTGGGATACAGCTCTTCGTTTAATACTCGACAGCTGATGGAGATGGTGGCCAGAGGTGAAGGCCCCACTCCTCTGGGGGATAGAGTAGGGCAGCGCTTTGCCCAAGGACTAGGTAGCAACACAGGAGGAAGCAGGATGGATGAAAGTTTAGGGTTTGTGGGCTCATCTATTATGGAGATCCAGTCTGATTGGCTTGGAGAGGACACAGGTAATTAGCAAGAGCAAGATAGCCCGATACAAAGGGGGCTAGGATGACACACTGCATCCCTGAACATCCGTGGCCGAACAGTAGAGCAGATTTGACTTGTTGTTGTCTTTCTCCCCCTGCAGGCGATGGCTTGGTAGTGCCAGTGAAGCTCCACAAGTGCCCTTTCTGCCCGTACACTGCCAAACAGAAGGGGATCATGAAGAGACACATACGTTGCCACACAGGAGAAAGGCCCTTCCCCTGTCCGATGTGTGGCAAGAGGTTCACAAGACAGGAGCATCTCCGCAGCCACGCACTTAGTGTAAGAGCTTCAGCACGTCCGGCGTAGTTTTGTGCTGTGCCATTTGACTTGGTTTTAATATGCAAACTTTCCTGTCAAAGCTGGATTCTGATGTAAAAGTTATCAAAGAAGGAAACATACAAATACTATGTGATATTTTATGTAGCTTTTTGCCTCAGTTTAGTAGCCCGCTGTGTGTGTGGTAGGCAGCAAGCTCTTTTGATTGAAACCTACAGTTAGTCCCTCTGTTTTTCTGAAAGAACTTGATGTAATGTGAATTTAAATTACTGAGGAAGTTAAGAATTTTGTAGCTCTCCTCCAGATGTAAATGTCTGTATATGGGTTTGAGGAGCACAGACATTGCTTGTCAAGAACAGTTATGGCCAGTTAATCTAAAAATCCGTAGGTGAAACACATGCTGCTTAGCGGAGAAAATCGGAACACATAGACAATCTAGTTTAAATGTCCAGAAACAGTGTTGGAAACTGTCATCCACAACAAAAGAGTGCACTCGTTCAGAACaaatttaaattgtttttcGTTTACgtaatttttttgggggggaaatgTCCAGTAGTCAAActattaaatgaaaaatattttcattccCGTAGATGGGGAGCAAAATGGTATGGATAGAAGGGAAATCATCAAGCACAGGTGAAAGCAGAGTATTTTGTACATGTCCTAGATTCTCATGGGAGATGGCATACCTCTCCCACAAGAAGAGAGATGCCACTATAGCACTTTCCAaataaatttttactttttgtcttaGTTCCAGAGAGTTGTATAGTCTACAATAGGTACTGAAGATAGAATGATTTGCTCGAGACAGCTTTAAGTCAGTAATTGCAGGTGGTTAGTAGTAAATGAGCCGTTTCTATCTTTAAATGAGTGAGGTTacattcatttctattttttttctattctgtttCAAGTGAGTTTGATGCAGTAAATCTCTTGGCTCCTGTGTTGTTGCTCTTCACCTGTACTCATGTAGGAGTTGCTGCTGGTACACACTCACTTAAGTTTACCATCCACAGGTCCACAGACATTACTGGCCAGTATCATGCAAGAGCTGCAGACGAACCTTCACTGGATCGAGTGTTTCACCAGGACTCAGACGCTTTGGCATCTGCGACAGCTGCAACTGTGTGACCACCACTCACGATGATTCAGCCCCCGTCCACCCCTCCAGCCAAGCGGAACCCATGGAACGTTCGGATGGGGGTACAGATTGGTCCAGTTTTATGGACGATGTGGACGAGGTGGAGGTTGGCCGAGTGGAAGACTTGGTGGAGAAACAGATGCTTGAAAGACAGCTGGGTGTCTGCACTGATGTAGGTCACACACTGTGAATACGACATCCTCGATACTCAGAAGAAACCTTTCGCTGAACTGTGGCTACACTGTTATTGTTAAATTATtactgtaaaatgactcatttatTGATCCATTTGCATCCAGAATATCCTCTTTCTCACTATTGCAGATATTGTGCTCCAGTGATTTGCCTAGCAGGTAAGAGTTTTTTAAAGTCATGGATGTCATCCTTCATTTACTGATGTATTTGCACAGCTGATCaaaaccaattttttttttgtgtgcgtgtTGTACATAGAGAATGTGCCTGTCAAAGGACGAATTTGCTGAACTTTACACAAGATGGACAAAGTAGcctgtttcatgttttgttctgtCCAGAAAGAGTTTGGAGTTGACAAGAGCTTTGTAGGGATGATTTTGCGACTTTGGGCACCGTTGGAATAAATTGTGTAACTGTGGATATAACCTCATTGCCTGTCATCACATTTTTGGCTTTTATGCTCCTATTATAATCCAGTAGTCACTAGATAGTATTGAGGGGGAGgtgttctctctgctgcttcactTGAATGTGTTGGCATCAGGTACAAAAGTAGCCTGTGGCGCCCTCTAGTGGTTATGCCCCTAACAAAAAAGATGGTCATTCAGTGATATACAGGTGTCGGCAGCCACTTCTTTTTAAAGAGTAGATGTTTCTTGATGCACAATATTTTTAAACACTGGTTCAAATCTAAGTAGGCTGAAGTTTGCAGGGGTGAAAACAATTTCTCTTACAAGGAAATTCAATGAGAAGCTCTGTATCATTTACCTTACAACTGCAGCTGTCATGTCTGAATCACTAGTGCATCTCATAAAATTAAATCATGACAgtttaatattatttaaatgttacTGATTATGGCTTATAGCTCATGAAAATCAGAAATCTGGTATCTCAAAATATgagaacatttcattttcagcttGAGTGCATTACTATTCTAACACTAGATATTGTTTGTCTCTTGGTCTAGTTCAGTACATGCAACCACAGTCAAGTGTTCACTTGAAAATTGACCAGAACACGATCATGGACACCCTCCACAAGGAAGACAGGCCACAGAAGGTCACTGCGGATAAGGCTGTTGGCAGAGTGCTGCATTGAGACATATTAATGGGATGCTGACTGGAAGGAAAAAGTGTGCACAAGCAACAAGGATGACCGCAGCCTTTAGAAGGTTGTCAAAAAGAGCTGATTTAAGAAGTTTAGTGAGCTTGACAAAGAGTGGACTGAGGCTGGGGTCAATGCATCAAGAGCCACCAAAATGGACTAGAAAATAGAAATGCTTTATTGAGCCACAAGaggaaaatctgaaatgatGGCTGCAGGAAAGGAAATGTGACCGTACCATTCCTAATATCAGGCCACTCCTGAATCAGAGACGTCAGAAGTTTATACCAGGATTAAGTGGAAGAAGAAAGTAAGTGTAATGAACGACTGTCTTATGATCTTCAGTATTTTTGCTACCTGTATTTTCATGTGGAGCTGTTGttattagttttcttttttattgtctgtGGTATTTTATATTTAGTACTTTGTATTTTGATTCGGATTGATGTTACATTAATTACAGTTCCACATGTTACAGCTTCACATGATTTGGAAAAACGTGGTTCAACTTAACACATTTCAAAGTTGGGATGGTGTTTATATCAGTTGTTCAAGGTGACCTGTTCACCATCttgttttgtatatttaaataagtgaataataaaatacagcacAGCACTGAATCCTTCTGAGAAACGTCCATTAAACACTGGCAGGTGTGATTCGGACTTCAGATGCTGGACTTTAAACCAGTGAGTATATCTTCTATTCATCTAATCTGTATTTCAGCAGGACGATAGGAGAATGAAATCCACGAAACTCATTTATATCAAAGTCCTGTCACTCCACTGTGTTTTATGAAAAGGTGCTGATGGTAAAAGAGATATAAAACTGTGACCATCAAACATTTCTATTTTGCAAGCTgataaatcacttcttaaaagaTGAAACTTGTATTGCCTGtattaaataataatgaatGTTTCATGGATGTATTTCTGTAATAATGGCAGATTCTTAAATTGGTGTTTACAAACTGATCTTCAAATCATAAATGCTGCTCTGCCAATCAGGTTCTTgaaaaattccagtaatttgaTGAATAGGAAAGAGACGTGGATCTCATTcaacaaaattattttattaacaaTCTTCAGCATTGTTCGTATTGTTGattgtaaaagaacacaatTTAAATAGTTTATGAGGCTGTGGAGTAAAATgttttaaccccttgacgcctatTGTCGCGAATTCAcatcataccactttcattcagactgcagcagagatagcgtatccattcccaCAATGCCGGTTTATGTATATTCAATGtgtacctcggaaccttttgcaatCACTGGTATCTCATAGGACCGGTTGGAGTGGAAACTAAATTATTACATatctgctattattattattattattattattattattattattattaataagaataataatcttactgcatggagtttgcatgttctccctgtgcatgcatgggttttctccgggtactccggcttcctcccacagtccaaaaatatgctgaggttaactgattactctaaattgcccgtaggtgtgaatgtgagcgtgattgtgtgtctgtatatgtagccctgcgacagactggcgacctgtccagggtgtcccctgccttcgctcgagtcagctgggatagactccagcacccctgtgaccctagtgaggataaagcggtgtatagagaatggatggatgttctatgTGTAAGAGATAAATTAAtgatctccacttattttagcgtcagctggaaagcaaaaacacacttttttttaaaaatttacttgtaaataaattcaggcatcaagggCTTAATGATTAGTGCTGTTGTACTTTTCTCTAAAATACTGTTTGAGGGTCGACATTTGTTCTGATCTCTAATGGtgattcttgttttgtttcatttgcagTGACATAAGAAATGGATCATAAATTGATTGTGATTTTCCTCTTCTTTGGTAAGAGTCAAGACTGAATTGTGATTTGCCTAATCTTATTCAAATGATCCATGGTTTATTAGCTTCCTTTGAACTATTCAGCAGAGAAATACAAGCCTGAAAAGGTCACTATTTTCACTGGAGGAAAAAACTCagctacaaacaaaaaaaatctcgtCAAGTTAGGCCCTGATGAAGAAATGAGAACTGTCAATTCATACACaagacaaaatggcacaaagtgGAACAATTCTGACAACAGACTGCACAAAGGAACTCAAATAACTGCTATTTAAACTGGTTTCTATCATGTtgaatgaaatta from Acanthochromis polyacanthus isolate Apoly-LR-REF ecotype Palm Island chromosome 11, KAUST_Apoly_ChrSc, whole genome shotgun sequence includes the following:
- the zbtb8b gene encoding zinc finger and BTB domain-containing protein 8B, with translation MEVPCYLPKLLFELNEQRKRDFFCDCSILVEGRVFKAHRNVLFAGSGYFRALLVHYLQDSGQRYSTASLDIVTADAFSIILDFLYSGRLALNRNNVIEVMSAASYLQMTDLVNFCKGYIRSSLEICSKEKERSTEKESQADDGGLGLADSGTPAATVSSGAGVAEPHSQQVTEADRGSGLGSEAATSARTPLSISVTTPPGSSRDMDSAYSSREEFASGSEGQKGHMDQTNLSSSSSSALTPELVNPKIEYDPDEELMESPDTKDLASYAGPPLHNTHHSRLLPPSPSPSNERSPLGYSSSFNTRQLMEMVARGEGPTPLGDRVGQRFAQGLGSNTGGSRMDESLGFVGSSIMEIQSDWLGEDTGDGLVVPVKLHKCPFCPYTAKQKGIMKRHIRCHTGERPFPCPMCGKRFTRQEHLRSHALSVHRHYWPVSCKSCRRTFTGSSVSPGLRRFGICDSCNCVTTTHDDSAPVHPSSQAEPMERSDGGTDWSSFMDDVDEVEVGRVEDLVEKQMLERQLGVCTDVGHTL